In Desulfobacterales bacterium, the following proteins share a genomic window:
- a CDS encoding nucleotide-binding protein, PIN domain-containing protein, which produces MRDTFFDSDNNFFAPNYIIGELFEKKEKILRFSALSEAELYELFYRILNKIEFINEHFVSSDNKYQAFKICKDIDEDDIPFIALSLQLNALFWTGDKRLKNHLKEQGINLFFDPKY; this is translated from the coding sequence ATGCGGGATACTTTTTTTGATTCCGACAATAATTTTTTTGCTCCTAATTATATTATCGGTGAGTTATTCGAGAAAAAAGAAAAAATTTTAAGGTTTTCAGCTTTATCAGAAGCGGAACTTTATGAATTATTCTATCGGATATTAAATAAAATAGAATTTATTAATGAACATTTTGTTTCTTCGGATAATAAATATCAAGCATTTAAGATATGCAAAGATATCGATGAAGATGACATCCCATTTATTGCTCTATCACTGCAATTAAATGCTTTGTTTTGGACTGGAGATAAACGTTTAAAAAATCATTTAAAGGAACAAGGTATTAATTTGTTTTTTGACCCTAAATATTAA
- a CDS encoding restriction endonuclease subunit S, which translates to MTKNNQENHLIKKIKVQTMKPYPKYKDSGVEWIGEIPDRWLNLTLKRITTIHRQGYYTTESYIDNGVKLIRISDLDENGNINYRNMPFVKISDKDESVYQVKKGDFLFPRTGSIGLFGYVRKIERAVFASYLINFRFSQQVDGDFLKFYFLSNNFRNGIFRDLHGGVNQNVHAENIKNQTIVFPSSLEEQHQIAAYLDNKTSQIDTLIEKKKRLIELLKEERTAIINQAVTKGLDPNVPMKDSGIEWLGEIPEHWEVKKLKYIADANPSNVDKKSKDNEEEIFICNYLDVYKNEFIGSGLNFMKATATKSQIDKFILKKGDVIATKDSETPDDIAIPAFVLEDFDNVVCGYHLTHIKPLKIHGAYLFRYFQSKFLRSYFEISSNGITRFGIGVDEFNSALILIPTFREQQEIEIYLNRETSRIDAIITKSEKQIELFQEYRTALISEVVTGKVDVRDGRG; encoded by the coding sequence ATGACGAAAAATAATCAAGAAAATCATTTAATCAAGAAAATCAAGGTTCAGACAATGAAGCCTTATCCGAAATATAAAGATTCAGGTGTTGAATGGATTGGGGAGATACCAGATCGCTGGTTAAATTTGACTCTAAAAAGAATTACGACTATTCATAGACAAGGTTATTATACAACTGAGAGTTATATTGATAATGGTGTAAAATTAATTAGAATCAGTGATTTAGACGAAAATGGAAACATAAATTATAGAAATATGCCTTTTGTTAAAATTTCTGATAAAGATGAAAGTGTTTATCAAGTCAAAAAGGGAGATTTTCTATTTCCAAGAACTGGTTCTATAGGATTATTTGGCTACGTTAGAAAAATTGAACGAGCTGTTTTTGCCTCATATTTAATAAACTTTAGATTTTCTCAACAAGTAGATGGAGATTTTTTAAAGTTTTATTTTCTTTCAAATAATTTTAGAAATGGGATATTCAGAGATTTACATGGTGGTGTAAATCAAAATGTTCATGCGGAGAACATAAAAAATCAGACCATTGTATTTCCATCATCTCTCGAAGAGCAACACCAAATCGCCGCCTACCTCGACAACAAAACCTCCCAGATAGACACTCTGATTGAAAAGAAAAAAAGGCTAATCGAGCTACTCAAAGAAGAAAGAACAGCTATTATAAATCAAGCTGTTACTAAAGGACTTGATCCGAATGTTCCGATGAAGGATTCAGGGATTGAGTGGTTAGGGGAGATACCTGAACATTGGGAGGTTAAAAAATTAAAATATATAGCGGATGCCAACCCAAGTAATGTTGATAAAAAAAGTAAAGATAACGAAGAAGAAATATTCATTTGTAACTACCTTGATGTTTATAAGAACGAATTTATTGGTAGTGGTTTGAATTTTATGAAAGCTACAGCAACTAAAAGTCAGATTGATAAATTTATATTAAAAAAAGGAGATGTTATCGCCACAAAAGATTCAGAAACGCCTGATGATATAGCTATTCCTGCTTTTGTATTAGAAGATTTTGATAATGTTGTGTGTGGCTATCATTTAACACATATAAAACCATTAAAAATACATGGAGCATATCTATTTAGATATTTTCAATCTAAATTCCTTCGGTCATATTTTGAGATTTCTTCTAATGGTATAACTCGATTTGGTATTGGTGTTGATGAGTTTAACTCGGCATTAATCCTTATTCCTACTTTTAGAGAACAACAAGAAATTGAAATATACCTCAACCGTGAAACCTCCCGAATCGACGCCATCATCACTAAATCTGAAAAGCAAATTGAACTTTTTCAAGAATACAGAACAGCGCTTATCAGTGAAGTAGTTACAGGTAAGGTTGATGTTAGGGATGGGAGAGGTTAA
- a CDS encoding zinc ribbon domain-containing protein: MGFATKEAVLENIIKQKRPVCPHCGIEMSIWEVPPVNFSDGLGWGEPYLFICFNDSCSLYVKGWQEIKDNYSHNASYRCMCYPGTQNFEYLPVFGSDGGKGQILDAELIEKEQAMEEAMKKGFATLADCYVSKDWITVLKIVLDNLEPMRVRIKASEMIGDFGGLDAIEPLKNYKFSNDILSEKVNEAIIKIHAQNFTRECPFCAEIIKTRAKICKHCGREVAGE; the protein is encoded by the coding sequence TTGGGATTTGCAACAAAGGAAGCGGTATTAGAAAATATTATTAAACAAAAAAGACCGGTTTGCCCTCATTGTGGAATAGAAATGAGTATATGGGAAGTTCCTCCTGTAAACTTCAGCGATGGGCTTGGGTGGGGCGAACCTTATCTTTTTATATGTTTTAACGATAGCTGTAGTCTATATGTGAAAGGATGGCAGGAAATAAAGGATAATTATTCCCATAACGCATCTTATAGATGTATGTGTTATCCTGGTACCCAAAATTTTGAATATTTGCCTGTATTTGGTTCTGATGGCGGTAAAGGTCAAATCCTTGACGCTGAATTGATTGAAAAAGAACAAGCTATGGAAGAAGCTATGAAAAAAGGATTTGCGACTCTTGCTGATTGCTATGTTTCTAAAGACTGGATAACTGTTCTAAAAATAGTGTTAGATAATTTAGAGCCTATGCGAGTAAGAATTAAAGCTTCCGAAATGATTGGAGATTTTGGAGGGTTAGATGCAATTGAGCCTTTAAAAAATTATAAATTTAGCAATGACATACTATCTGAGAAAGTAAATGAAGCTATAATAAAAATTCACGCTCAAAATTTTACTCGAGAATGTCCTTTTTGCGCTGAAATAATTAAAACACGGGCAAAGATATGCAAACATTGCGGGCGAGAAGTTGCAGGAGAATAA